In Macaca fascicularis isolate 582-1 chromosome 12, T2T-MFA8v1.1, the genomic stretch CCAGTTGACAGGTAGATAATACAActtcaaagaaaatgaacaggACTAGAATCTGGTAACCCATAAGGATGTATTAATAGTTTTTTCATTAAAGCAGATTTCTCTAAGGTCACTCCCCTTTTGATTAAAAACAGTGAAAGTAGGATTATTCTTTTTTACAGAATAAGTCTGATCCTGTTAGATTTGGTCTGCTTATTTACATAAGTGTAGTAAGAAAGGTAATTGACCACAGAGGCCCTTTTTAAGTTTGCTTTCCTGGAACTTTTTATAAGGACTCTCAGACTGGACTTTTAAACCCTCTTGAGGTTAGGAAGCCAAGAACGTGCCATCAGACTTCACGTAGAGTACCTATAGATTTGTGAATTCTTCTCTTCTTAACGTCTCCAAAATATCCTAAGATTCCTGGTCCTGCCAGGATCTAGCCTTTGCCACTAATTTGTAAGTCTGGGAACCCTGTAAGCCAAGTGGCAGGCTGGTTTTTCCAAGAGGGCTTTGTAAGCATTGGCTCCGTGGAGTCAGCTTTCGTTCCTTAAAACTGTCTGGCCGTATCTGattttatgcattattttaaaacatgacattccagttatattttaaaagtccagTCAAAGCCTCGTTATATAACCAATTTTCCCCATTATGTCCTGTTACAAGGAGGGCTGACCCTACTGAACCTGTGAAAATAACCATATTGCCACGTAAATAAGAATGCCCAATGGGAGTTCCTGAATTCTGGAGGGATCAGGCATggagaaaagataaatgcttcatatatattttttataaaagtataatttactAAACTGTTTCATGTGTTAGATCAcataaaagaaaagggaaagaggttCCTTATATCCGGAAAATAGGACATTCAAGAACCAACAGTATTTTAAACAAAAGCCATTAAAACTATACTCATTCTTTACCAGTTCATTCAGTTTTATGTAGTCAATTCTTGTTGTGCTTGATCTTGGGTTAGCAGTGTTATAAATCCATCAGCTCTTTCATTAGAGTTTTGGAAATTCTGACTTGGTCCAGTGGTATGATATCAAAGTTGTTTAAGCAATACCACCAAAAGCCTTTGCCCTGGAGGACCTAGCATAGTCCTTTTCTATGAGTCTCTGCAGCAGTCTCTTTTTGTTGAAGGTGAGTACTCTGGGCTGTAGCCGATTGTAAGAACTTTTAGGAAGCAGGGTAAAACAGTAACTCTGTGGATGATAAGAGTTAAATGGTCTGTttccatgagttttttttttttttttttttaaaccctcaGTTGGTTGCTTTTGAAGGTCTCTGAGTCCCTTGAgacccccagtaggggcagaggACCTAAATTTTGAGTGACTGTAGGGAGTTGAGGGTCTGGAATATGAAGGGAACGGTCTAGCAGGGTGAGTAGGGGTGAAGAAGGAGGGGACTTGAAGGGGAACCTGTCAGGGGTTCCTTCAGGAgctgaaggaaagaggaaaggtgggagaaggaggaaaggggagCAGAGGTGATGCGAATAGGGGCTCTTAGAGGAGCCAGACTGGGGAGATCTTAAGTTTCCCAAATAAGCCGTTGAAGTTCCAGATTATCCTTAGTAGAGTGTTGCGAACAGGAAAGGAAATGGACAGAGTTAGTGCCATAGTGGTGACATATACTGTGTAGTCAGCAGTGGTTTGAGAAGAGGGTTTCAGTTGACTGTGAAGTCCATGGGAGGAGCAGGATCAAGGAGGGAAAACAGAGAGGACTCAAAACACAGCCATGAAGTACTTTTAGCCCAGGAGTCAGGGAGTGAATTCTTGCTTGAAACAGAGTGAGGAAGAACTTCCAGCCTAGGAGGTGCCTTTCACACAAAGCTTGGGACTCTAACCAAGCTTCGTGAGTGTACTTGGAATCATGAGAGTCAAAAGCTTCCTCACTGTGCTTCAGTGGATGTTTGTCACAGGCACTGGGCTGGGAGTCAGACTCACTGATGAATCCCCATTGATCAGTCAGGAGCGAAGGCAAAGGCATCAAAAGTGTGCAGCTTGGGGTCCCAAGTGAGAAGGCTGGGGGTGTCTGACGATGAATCTGACCCAATTCAAGTCATGACACTAGGTGGCTGTCATGGATAATGCTGGACACTAGATTTTAATCAGTAATAAACAATTGCAGTAGTGAAGAGGGTCGAGTGTAGTCTATTTTTGTGCAGGGGTCactgggtattttattttattttatgtattttttcgagatggagtcttgctctgtcacccaggctggagtgcagtggtgcctgcgggttcaagtgattctcgtgcctcagcctcccaagtagctgggattacaggcgcgcgccaccacgcccagctaatttttgtatttttagtagagatggggtttcaccatgttggccaggctagtctcgaacttctggcctcaagtgatccgccctctttggcctcccagagtgctgggattaccggcgtgagccactgcgcctggccgattgGGCATTTTAAAAGGTGGGGGAGTGGGCAGGGGAATGGTAGGGCCTTGAGCAGAGCTGGGAAAGTGGAAATAAGGTTGGTCCACGTGAAACCCATCTGGGTTTGCTAACTAACTGGCACTTATCAAAATAAGGCCCTTACCCTTTTACAGAGACTGGGAGATGGGGCCCCATCTTTAGGAGCTGGCTGAAACAAATGGGAAATTCTTTTGGCAGCTTTGACTTTTCCCAGGCAGGAACTTAAGGGGGTTGGAGTCACCATGCTCAAGATGTGACCTTGAACTATTAGGAACAGTGCTggtgttgttcaagtcttttaACGTGGGAGTAGGGGTGGATGAAATCATTTGTGCCGAGCGTGTGCAGTTTTATATAGGCCGAGGTTGAGGCCTAGTCTAGAAGAGATCTCAGAGGACCCTGACTAGAGTTTGGTCAACAAGAGAATCTTTTTCACCCCTGTACCCCTGCCAGGATTTGTGTGAACTCCACCATCTGGACATCTCCTATAATCGCCTGCATTTGGTGCCAAGAATGGGACCCTCAGGGGCTGCTCTGGGGATCCTGATACTGCGAGGCAACGAGCTTCGGAGCCTGCATGGTGAGTGGGGGTGGGTGATGGGGCAAGCacggaggggaagggggagagtgAGGTTCGGGCTGGCCTGGGTACCATGTGCCTCTAGAGCCTTGAGAGGGCTTGTGGGGAGTGCAGGGGTGCTCCGGCTGGTCTTTCTGTGCACCCTCCCCGAGTGCATGTACCACACTCACCTGCGTGTACTCATCTGcgtgcccttccttccttcttgccccCATCCCAGGCCTGGAGCAGCTGAGGAATCTGCGGCACCTGGATTTGGCATACAACCTACTAGAAGGACATAGGGAGCTGTCGCCACTGTGGCTGCTGACTGAGCTCCGCAAGGTGAGATGGCAGTGCATCAGGGGCCTGAGAGCCACCCTTGCAGCCACCCCCCTATGCTGGTTTGGTCAGTGCCTTCTTCACACAGGGAGGGCCAGGCCCCAGGCCCTCCTCATTCTCCGCTTCCTGCCCTTCAGCTCTACCTGGAGGGGAACCCTCTTTGGTTCCACCCTGCGCACCGAGTGGCCACTGCCCAGTACTTGTCACCTCGGGCCAGGGAGGCTGCTACTGGCGTGAGTGATCGTCCTATGTccactctgcttcctctttcCTGCCCAGTCCTCCCCTACCTTGCACCGTCTTGCCATCCCTGGGTGAGGGGCCGAGGACCTGGACCCTGCTTACTGTGTTGTCAATACCTGGAACTCAGCAGGATGGACCCCACCACATACTCCCTTCCCCACCCTTTTTGTCTTTGCTCAGTTCCTTCTCGATGGCAAGGTCTTGTTGCTGACAGATTCTCAGGTCGGTGTGGTCAGGGGGCGAGGACTGTTGGGGAAGACATGAAGGGAGGGCCCTGGGGAGAGAACACAGGGCTGGCTGGTGACAGGGTCTTCCTGGTCAGTGGAAAGTAGGGTCCTGCCTTTTGGCTGGCTTGGGCAAGGCAGAGGTGCTCCCAGTCTccatcctttctctccttcctgttGTCAAATACCAGACTCACACATCCTTGGGGCTCAGCCCCACGGGCCCACCTTTGCCCTGGCCAGTGGGGAGTACTCCTGAAACCTCAGGTGGCCCTGACCTGAGTGACAGCCTCTCCTCGGGGGGTGTTTTGGCCCAGGCCCCACTTCATAAGGTTAAGGTAAGCAGCGTCCTCCGCTGCCTCATGCCTGGGGTGGGGTGTCTCTCTGGGGACTCTGGGCTGCAGTGGGCAGGGAATGGTAGGAACTGTGCTTGCACGTGGTCGGGGTTTCTTTGATAGGTTGGATGGCCAGCCGTGGATGGCAGGGCTGGAGGCTTGGCTTTCACAGAACTTCTTCCCTCTACTAACCTCAGAGCCGAGTCCGTGTAAGGCGGGCAAGCATCTCTGAACCCAGTGATACGGACCCGGAGCCCCGAACTCTGAAACCCTCTCCAGCTGGTAAGTCAGCTTCACCCCACTAACTCTCTCGTCCACGTCCAGCTCACTCTGATTTTTAAGTTACGGTGAAGGTGTGCtggaagaaatgttattttttgttggTAGAGTATTATAGAGGGCTTCttagtctttcttcttttcttttagtttagAGAAAGGAGAAGACTGCTTCTGGGagcattttgaaaactttttgagGAACATTAATTTTGTGGGGTGTCAAGAGATcatgtaggccaggtgcagtggcttacatcggtaatcccagcactttgggaggccgaggtggaaggattgcctgagcccaggagtttgagaccagcttgggcaacacagagagacgcccatttctccaaaaaaatttttaaattagtctgacatggtggtgtgcacctgtagtcctatctgcttgggaagctgaggcaggaggatcgctagAGCCTGATagttcaaggtttcagtgagctgtgattgtgccactgcactgtaaccTGGTGACCgaataagaccccatctcttaaaaaaactaaaacccaaaaccaaaagaaaatatatatgtgtatatatatatataaaaaataataggaTTGTGGCCAGAGAAGTTTGGGAAATGTGAGGTTGAAGAGAAATAGATGTGTTCGCTGCAGGCCGTCTCAGGACCTTTAGGATGCTGTCATGCATGCTGAGTCTCCAGAAGCAGCATAGGATGCGCAGCTTGGATTGCACTTGACCACAGTGTTCCATAGGACACACTTCAGTACATGCCGCGGAGGGGACACCTGTAGCCTCCCCTGCCCCTGTCCCCATACACAGTCCATTGCCCCCTCATTGCTGAGGAGCACCATTGAAGGATTTGGGGCCATCTGTGTGGGGTGGGCTTGCTCAGCTCTGGGTTCCCCTCCTGCCCAGGATGGTTCGTGCAGCAGCACCGGGAGCTGGAGCTCATGAGCAGCTTCCGGGAACGGTTTGGCCGCAACTGGCTGCAGTACAGGAGTCACCTGGAGGCCTCTGGAAACCCTCTGCCGGCCACCCCCACCTCTCCTGCCCCCAGCACACCTCTAGCCAGCTCCCAGGGCCCTGACACTACACCCAGACCTCCACCCCTGCAGGAGGAAGCCAGAGGCCCCCGGGAGTCACCACAAAAAATGTCAGAGGAGGTCAGGGCAGAgccacaggaggaggaggaggagaaggaaagggaggaggaggagaaggagggggagatgGTGGAacagggagaagaggaggcaggagaggaggaagaagaggagcagGACCAGAAGGAAGTGGAAGGTgagccctctgtgggctgggGCGAGCTGGGGCCAGCGGCCGTTGGGATGTTTGTGCgtggtggggcctggtgggtggAGGGCCAGTGCGGGGGAGGGCGGCGTGTGGGTACTTTCCCTCCCTGCAGGGCTTCTCTCGGTCTCTCCACAGCGGAGCTCTGTCGCCCCATGTTGGTGTGTCCCCTGGAGGGGCCTGAGGGCATGCGGGGCAGGGAATGCTTTCTCAGGGTCACTTCTGCCCACCTGTTTGAGGTGGAACTCCAAGCAGCTCGCACCCTGGAGCGACTGGAGCTCCAGAGTCTGGAGGCTGCTGAGATAGAGCCGGAGGCCCAGGCCCAGAGATCACCTGGGCCCACGGTGAGTTGGGGGCGGCAGGGCACTGAAGGAGCCAGCTATGGGCACATGGCTGTTGTGTGCCCTGCACTGGGCTGGGCATTTCCCACAGTCTCTCCTTGGCACTAGGAGTCGAGGAGGGGAGCCTCAGAGGTTGCAAGCGCTTGGGAGGCTGGGCTGAGGAGCAGGGATTCCGTGCTCGAGCTTGGACGTCAGCACAGGCCTTTAACAGGCTCCAGAGCTCCTGCCGTCCTCCACGCTCTCAGCATCCCTCATCCCTCTGATCACCGCTCCTGCTGATTTTCACCCAGTCCCTCTCTTCTGCGCAGGGCTCAGATCTGCTCCCTGGAGCCCCCGTCCTCAGTCTGCGCTTCTCCTACATCTGCCCTGACCGGCAGTTGCGTCGCTATTTGGTGCTGGAGCCTGATGCCCACGCAGCTGTCCAGGTGATGGGGCCTAGAGTAGGGGCCCAGGAGGCTGTGGGGATTAAGAGAGCCAGAGGGGAGCGGCAGCAGGCCTGAGGGTCAGGGGCCTGTGAGAGGTGTCCCTCTGGGGTCCGCCTGCTCACAGCTGCCTCTGATCCACCCTCTGTCAGGAGCTGCTTGCTGTGTTGACCCCAGTCACCAATGTGGCTCGGGAACAGCTTGGGGAGGCCAGGGACCTCCTGCTGGGTAGATTCCAGTGTCTACGCTGTGGCCATGAGTTCAAGCCAGAGGAGCCCAGGCTGGGATTGGACAGTGAGGAAGTCTGGAGGCCTCTGTTCCAAAAGACAGGTATAAGGCCTGCCCTTGACCTCTCTGCCCACACGCCTCCCCTGTTGCAGGGAAAGTGGCTCTGTGTAGGGGAGTGTGAAGGGGGAGCCCCAGGGAGAAGGGGCTAGAGTGGAGACCAGTTGTTCTGcctggaggaaaaagaaaaccgCCTGCCTGCTGCATTTaccaaaaggaaaacagaaaaaaagaagaaactatatcctgctttttttgttttttttttttcttttaactctaaAAGTCAGGAAATGCAATCTCTGTAACTGTGcttgaactcattattttttcataactTGAAACCTTGtttgtgttgggtttttttttggctGATATTTCAGACACTACATAAAACCTGACGAGCCCTCACGCAGTATTGGATGGTGGTGCTGCACCTGCCAGCAAGCGTAGCTGTTGAGTGACATGCTCGGGGAGTTGGCTTGGTTTGTCCTTCCCGGCTGACCTTGGAAGCTACATAATGTCCTGTGGCATTTCTTCATGCGCTAATCCTTAAAACAAGAATTGTTTCCATTGTAGACCAGTCAGAAAGTACTATCTTTGAAGAAGacattgaagaagaaataaatattcttgaTAACAGCTATGTGGAAATGCCAGAATTTTATTAGCCAGTTTTCTCTTCTTGGCGGCAGCTGGAGCAGGGGTTTACATTTTATTCAGAAAATGGAGCCCTGCTCTGTTCCCCACTGTGAACTAGCCTGGGCATGCAGCCTTAGCGACACAGTGCAAACAAACACAGCCGCCAGCCCCTCCCGGACCCTGGCTCTACACCATGAGTCGCTGTGGACTCGGGAGCCTCTTCCATGatggtgttattattattattattattttttttttttttttttttttttttgagacggagtctcgctctgtcgcccaggctggagtgcagtggccggatctcagctcattgcaagctccgcctcctgggtttacgccattctcctgcctcagcctcccgagtagctgggactacaggcgcccgccacctcgccccgctagttttttgtatgttttttagtagagacggggtttcaccgtgttagccaggatggtctcgatctcctgacctcgtgatccgcccgtcttggcctcccaaagtgctgggattacaggcttgagccaccgcgcccggcccatgatgGTGTTATTAATGAACGCTACTGTGGGCTCTgttctcctttcatttttttttttttttgagacggagtctcgctctgtcacccaggctggagtgcagtggcgcgactgcggttcactgcaagctccgcctcctgggttcacgccattctcctgcctcagcctcccgagtagctgggactacaggcgcccgccaccacgcccagctaattttttgcatttttagtagagacggagtttcacggtgttagccaggatggtctcaatctcctgacctcgtgatccgcccgcctcccaaagtgctgggattacaggcatgtgccaccgtgcctggccaactgtTCTTTCATTTGCACCTCAGTTACCTCCTCTGAACAAAGAAGGGAATGAACTCACCCCATGGTGCTGTTACGCTATTTAAATGTGACAGTAAGGCACCAAGCAGAGGGCCTGGCACAACACAAAGGTCCCCTGTAAATGGTAGCTGCTGCCGTTGCCCCAAGCTATATGGTCCTGGGCAGCATGTGTAAAGGATTTAATCTTTTCTTTACTCGTTGCAAAATGGGATAGGGAGAGTTTCTCTGGTAATGAAATGTGATCATACTGGCATGGGAGCTAGCACACGCCCAGCACAGTGCAGCTGCTCAGAGTGCTGCGTCTCTCATTGCTGATCCGTGTCCTGATTCCTTCCCGGCTTCCTGACACTAAGGATGAGTATAAGATAGACTCTATTGTCATCCctaatttatagatgaggaaccaGGTTCATAGAGCTTAGATGACTTGCCCATGATTACAGAGCCATTAATTGATGGAGCCTAGAATTGGACCCAAATATGGCAAGAGAGTTCTGTCTGTCTTTCGAGACCTGTTGATTTTGGTCTTTCAGACGTTGCTAGGAGAGCCCTGAAGTAACTTGATCAGCCCAAGTCTGTAGGAGGGCGTAAGAGCAGGGCCTGGTTGTGTTTGACCCAGTCAGAGAGGGCCTAGAGTTAGAAGGTAGAGTGCACTTTGAGGAGGTTGTGGGCCAGGGTTAGCTCATCCCTCCCTGGGTTGGGGAGTGATCAGTCGGCCGCTGTACTGGGAGAGAGGGAGCTGGTGGGCTGGGGCGCGGTAGTTGTGTATGAAGCTGGAGACTTGGGCTCAGGGAAGACCTGAGAGTGGGAAAGGAACATCAAGAGCATGGTGGGAGTTGTGGCACTTTGTGGGGGAGGCTCACGGGGACCGTGTCCATCTTCCCTCCAGAATCTCCTGCTGTGTGTCCTAATTGTGGTAGTGACCACGTGGTTCTCCTGACTGTGTCCGGGGGAACCCCCAACAGGGAGCAGAAACAGGGAGAGCAGTCTCTGGCTCCCTCTCCGTCTGCCAGCCCTGTCTGCCACCCTCCTGGCCATGGTGACCACCATGACAGGGCCAAGAACAGCCCACCTCAGGCACTGAGCACCCGTGACCACAGTAGTTGGAGCCTCAGTCCCCGTGAGTATAGGCAAAACAAGACATAGATGGgtttggggaagggaagggacactgatggggaggtggagatggagCCCAGGGGCTGCCACAGGCAGGCTGATGTCCCCTCATGGCCCTCAGCCCCTGAGCGCTGCGGCCTCCGCTCTGTGGACCACCGACTCCGGCTCTTCCTGGATGTTGAGGTGCTCAGCGAGGCCCAGGAGGAGTTCCAGTGCTGCCTCAAGGTCTGTGCTCCCTGACACTGCCCATGCCCCCAGCTGGCCAGGGTGCCCACTCGTTTCCATCATAGCCAACTGAGTCAGATCACTCTGGAGTCACCTGATGCTGGCTTCTGGTTTCAACCCCAGCAGCTGCTTGCTGTGTGGCCGTGGACCCATTCCTTGGCATTTGAGTCCCAGTTGTTGCCCATCTGCAATGGAGATAGCCATGCCTCCCTGACACACTGGAGTGCATCAGAGGTCGTGTTGAAGCTGCCCAGCCCCTGGCACTCATCAGTGGGGCCTTCTAGTAGTATTATAAACCCATGATGTTATTAGGCCTTTGTTGTGTACCTTTTGTGCTAGACACTGAGGATCTACAGATCCATCTTGCCCTTGATCTTACAGTCTGGTGTGAGAAGTTCACAATGATTGTGCAATATGCAAGTGCTGTAATCGGGCTAAGGCCCTAGAAGGGGTATCTAGTCCAGCTTGAGTGGGTCAAGGAGTCTTCCTGGGAGGTGATGTCTAAGCTAAGTCTTGAAGGATAAGGAGTAGGGAGGAAAAGAATGTATTAGGTAAAGGAAGCAGCAAATGCATGGAGGCCCGAGACTGTCACCGGTAGGGGGAGCTGCCCAGGACGAAGGCATCTGGATGTGCAGGGTGAGGGGCAGGGGTCCGGAGAGGACTCTGGGGGGCTGGCAGGGGCCAGGTCAGGAGCTGCCTCCTGTGTCCGCCAAGGAGTTTGGACTTGGTCTTGAGGGCCACCGGGAGCCACTGAAGGATTTGAAATGGGGCAGTGATGGTCAGTTTTGTGCCTTAGAACAGTTAGTCTGGTGGAGTGTGGAGCGGGTGAGGTGACAGGCAGGGAAGCCAGCTGCCGACACTGAGCGAGCAGGGGCTGCAAGGCAGAGAGCGATGGTGGATGAAGAGGCTGTCGAGTGTCAGGGAAGCTCCATAGACTGCTGGGTGGGCAGTGGGAACGTCAGGCCGAGGGTGCTGTCACCAGGAACTCAGCTTTCAGTCTGGCCCCACCTCCCCAGACCTCCCATCAGGTGTCTCACCAACTTCCTCTTCCCCCAGGTGCCAGTGGCATTGGCAGGCCACACCGGGGAGTTCATGTGCCTTGTGGTTGTGTCTGACCACAGGCTGTACCTGTTGAAGGTGACTGGGGAGATACGGTGAGCGAGGGGGGAGATGTGGTGAGCGAGGGGGGAGATGGGGCAAGTGAAGGGGGAGATGGGGCGAGCGAGGGGGGGAGATGGGGTGAGCGAGGGGGGGAGATGGAGCGAGCGAGGCGGGGAGATGGGGCGAGTGAGGCGGGGAGATGGGGTGAGTGAGGCGGGGAGATGGGGTGAGCGAGGGGGTAGATGGGGCCAGCGGGGGGAGATGGGGTGAGTGAGGGGGGGAGATGGGGTGAGGGGGAAGATGGGGTGAGTGGAGGGGGAGATGGGATAAGCGAGGTGGGTGATGGTGTGAATGAGGGGGAGATGGGGTGTGCAAGGCAGGGAGATGGGGTGTGCAAGGCGGGCAGATGGGGTGATGAGCGAGGTGGGGAGATCGGGTGATGAGTGAGGGGGGAGATGGGGTGAGTTGGGGGAAGATGGGGTGATGAGCAAGGCGGGGAGATGGGGTGATGAGTGAGGGGGGAGATGGGGTGAGCAAGGCGGGGAGATGGGGTGATGAGCGAGGCGGGGAGATGGGGTGAGTGAGGGGGGAGATGGGGTGAGTGTGGGGGAAGATGGGGTGATGAGCGAGGTGGGGAGATGGGGTGATGAGTGAGGGGGGAGATGGGGTGAGTGTAGGGGGAAATGGGGTGATGAGTGAGGGGGGAGATGGGGTGTGCAAGGCGGGGAGATGGGGTGATGAGCGAGGCGGGGAGATGGGGTGAATGAGGGGGAGATGGGGTGAGTGAGGGGGAGATGGGGTGAGTGGGGGGGGAGATGGGGTGATGAGTGAGGGGGAGATGGGGTGAGTGACGGGGGAGATGGAAATGCGGTAAGTGCACGGGGGTGATGCAGTGAGTGAGGCGGGTGCAGCCAGGGCAGGGCTTCCCTGGGACTCTCACTCCACCCTCACTCTTCTCCATCGCTCTGTCCTCTCTCCACAGTGAGCCTCCAGCTAGCTGGCTGCAGCTGACCCTGGCCGTTCCCCTGCAAGATCTGAGTGGCATAGAGCTGGGCCTGGCAGGCCAGAGCCTGCAGCTGGAGTGGGCAGCTGGGGCGGGCCGCTGTGTGCTGCTGCCCCGAGATGCCAGGCGTTGCCGGGCCTTCCTAGAGGAGCTCCTTGGTgaggggggaagggaaggcaggagggTGGGCAGGGTCCTGGGGCCGAGCTCCCCACCTGGTGCTCAGTAGCGGAGACAGAGAGGGAACAGGACTTGTCCCTTGTAGAAGTTTCTCAAATCCAGAAATGTGGAGAACAGAAAGGGATTGAGAGGTGGTGAGTTTAGGCTGGAGGAGAGCAGAGCCTTCTAAAGTTCCCTGGCCTGGCTCTGTCTAGATGTCTTGCAGTCTCTGCCCCCTGCCTGGAGGAACTGTGTCAGTGCCACAGAGGAGGAGGTCACCCCCCAGCACCGGCTCTGGTGAGTCgataggaggcagaggctggggttGCTGCTCAATCCTCTTTTTCACAGAGCACCAGACATGGCCCTGTGCTGAGTAGGTCCTGGGCAGCCACCTGTCCTCATGCCATGCCCCCCATGGGCCCCTAACGCCTCCTCCCAATGCCCTGCAAGTCTTTCTTCCCACTCCCCTCCCTCCAAGTCCTTCCCACCCCCTAGCGGATCTTCCTGTGCCTGCCATGTTCCCCCTAGGCCATTGCTGGAAAAAGACTCATCCTTGGAGGCTCCCCAGTTCTTCTACCTTC encodes the following:
- the STK11IP gene encoding serine/threonine-protein kinase 11-interacting protein isoform X4, with the translated sequence MTTAQRDSLVWKLAGLLRESGDVVLSGCSTLSLLTPTLQQLNHVFELHLGPWGPGQTGFVALPSHPADSPVILQLQFLFDVLQKTLSLKLVHVPGPGPPGPIKIFPFKSLRHLELRGVPLHSLHGLRGIYSQLETLICSRSLQTLEELLSACGGDFCSALPWLALLSANFSYNALTALDSSLSLLSALRFLNLSHNQVQDCQGFLMDLCELHHLDISYNRLHLVPRMGPSGAALGILILRGNELRSLHGLEQLRNLRHLDLAYNLLEGHRELSPLWLLTELRKLYLEGNPLWFHPAHRVATAQYLSPRAREAATGFLLDGKVLLLTDSQTHTSLGLSPTGPPLPWPVGSTPETSGGPDLSDSLSSGGVLAQAPLHKVKSRVRVRRASISEPSDTDPEPRTLKPSPAGWFVQQHRELELMSSFRERFGRNWLQYRSHLEASGNPLPATPTSPAPSTPLASSQGPDTTPRPPPLQEEARGPRESPQKMSEEVRAEPQEEEEEKEREEEEKEGEMVEQGEEEAGEEEEEEQDQKEVEAELCRPMLVCPLEGPEGMRGRECFLRVTSAHLFEVELQAARTLERLELQSLEAAEIEPEAQAQRSPGPTGSDLLPGAPVLSLRFSYICPDRQLRRYLVLEPDAHAAVQGKWLCVGECEGGAPGRRG